The Plasmodium gaboni strain SY75 chromosome 9, whole genome shotgun sequence DNA segment AGAAGATATTTACATATCCATATGCTCTCATAATGTTTGCAACTTTGTGTgtacatttattttttttttattttttttttggattACCTTAAGATGGAATCCTGTAATTTTAACTTGTTAGATATTTCTTCAATCATAGAAGGATATATTTCAAAAGagaaaagaatataatatgcttctgttaattttttaattggTCTTACTAATTTTCTCTTCCCAAGATATACGACTTTAAAGTTTTGAGCTTCTATTAATTTCAactcatatatatattcagctatttttttttttatatcacTAATAAGATAGTTacaagaaaataataaatctaTATTATAAGAACTTTTTGCTGATTgaacatttttatatatatttaattcttttttttctttttttcttttaaatctttttattaataatttatatatatattcattcaATGATCcatatatttcatttttatttgttccattcttatttttattaatatacTTTTTGGAATCTTCTAAAACATTAAAGAAACTTTTATCAGACTTCTTATACCCTcttacatttttaaaaaataaaaaaaaacttttATATCTTCTTGGTCTTATAACACCTTCCTTCATATCAACCACCCTAATAATCTTGTGACATTTTgatcttttaaaaaatatcgaaacataaaaaaagaaaaataaaaaaattatgtatttaaaaaaaacacacataagaagaagaaaaaaaaaaaaaaaaaaaaaaaaaaaaaaaaaaaaaaaaaaaaaaaaaaaaaaaaaaaaaaaaaaaaaaaaaaaaaaaaaattgaacTAGGAATATAAGAAGATAAAAGGAAAACAAAGCGGGTGGGGTGGggttttatatatatgtcatTTTGGGCCACAATAAATGTTATcaataatttaatttttttttaaaaataccaaaatgtttttttttttttaaaaaaatatatattattataatttaaaaggatattatttatttaagTTTTAAAAGAGGCATcattaaacaaaaaaaaaaaaaataaaataaaaaaaaataaaaaaaaaaaaaaataataaaaaaaaataaataattatatatgtataatatatatatatataatatttatttatattaatagtgtatgtataaaaaattaaatatatataataaaacaaaagGGGGATTGccttatattttattccagtattattaagaaaaaaaaaaaaaaaaaaaaaaaaaaaaaaatgagaaaatatatatatatttatatatttatttatatttatttattttatccAGTATGTGTACCCCATAATTCATACGTATAAGAATCACATgcttttatttttttttttatctaataaattatatattaacacCTTATTTTTGAGGttgatattttttaaataacaACACAAGGAGTTAATTACTCTCATCATATGTTCATTAGAATAATGAgtatcataatttttattgggatcattatttgtattattcattgttatttttttattttgttttattaaaatattgtagaaaattaaaatatatttatcaatataaggaacattatattttattttactGTAGCTTGTTATTAAACTTGCCCAATCATATACATGTAAcatatgattatatttgtcatgttttataaaagtAAGATAACTGAGATCATATAACATATAGTgctttttcattttatactttgataaaaggaataaaatatttaaaatagattttataaaatttttgtccttatatatttgataataatatatatttgtttttccttctttatttttttctcctttcataagaatatttaaaagaattttatttatctCTTTTTCATTGATCgcatattttatatgatcattattttgtatttctatcgatttattttgttcattatataatatgtttatcTTGTAATTTAAACAAGAAAATAAGTTTTTCAActcttttatataaaatgatatgTCCATATGATGgtgttttaaaaaattacttctttttaatatatcttcttttttgttcttctcttttttttttattttttccttgGATGTATGACATAACAAATAATGTTCatctaataatataaacttatctatataataacacgaataaatgtaaaaaaaaacataacttaatatattcaagttttttttttttaaaaaattgtataattcaaaataacattttaatattatatatatttcattcatattatattgtataaGGTTCCTTTCGATATGAGTCATAATATTTCCAGCTATTTctgtatttttatatttcatcttataaaaaaaatatactaCTGCTGTTATgtctttattatttaatttcGAAAGATATAATTGAGTATATTCTGAAACTAAACTTATAAACCTTTCATCGTAATATTCTAATtgtatatatgaattaCAAATGTTGTACACATGCCTTTTATTtacaattatatttttcagACGATCATTTAATAAACGCATATCAAATGGTTTCGACTGTGTGTAGTTATTATGTGGttgtttattattcatatataatttgtcattatataatttgtcaatatataatttgtcATTATATAAGTTATTATCACAAATAGGATCCACAATTGACACATTTTCATCATCCCATTCATCAgaatacatataaaatgaattaCTCTTCATCCTATTTATTATCTCTTCATTTATCAAAACAGCCAATTTTAAttctttcattttatttCCCTTTTGCCTGAACAAGtcagaaaaaaaagacaaaAGAAAAGTTAAATTGTTGGTACATAAAAACgttttgtaatattttaataagaACTCAAAGAATTGATAGTACACAGACATCATATCATTAATATGATTAGatttatcattttgatcttttaaataaagTAATGATTTGCAATAAgaaatatgataataaattattttattaaaatgataaaaCATATCATCATTTTGACGTAAAAAAGTTGtagataaaaaatttacaaattttataattatcatcatGTTGTATTGAAAAAGtacaaaatttttttttccagatgtatcttttaataatttatcaaactgggaaatataaatttttagCATTAACAAATGTGTATTTgaatataatgaataagTTATATctgaatatattttattaaaacaatataatatttcttttttctgtaaaaataaaaaattattctttttatttaaataattttctatattattataatttgtaaaatttaaatttttttctaaattatcttctatttttactttttcCTTTACTTTATCTTTTAAACATTTCCATTTTATACAcctttttaaatatgataaagGATAAttacacacatatatatgtgaatatatataaacaatttTCTTATCTATAAGACTCATTAAATGGTCTCCTCCAATTGGATCTTTCCATTTCTTATATCTCTCAAAAAAAGcattattataatactttttcaaaaaataaacaataCTTACAAAATTGGAAATATCCATAAATATagaattataaaaaacttccagttcatttatatttatttcttttgtttCTTCATCCTTGTTGATTTGTATCTCCACATTTGAGAGATTTCCAAGGAAGCATGAATCATAAGGTGTGTAATTATGTATATGGGGATTTTCTTCTACATCATGAAAGGATTTCACCCaacaattttttaatttatcattatttaactgaacattttttaattcatcattttttacctgacaaatttttaatttatcattttttacctgaacattttttaatttatcattttttacctgacaattttttaattcatcGCTTTTCACCtgaacattttttattttatcatttttcACCTGAacaatttttaatttatcatttttcacctcaacattttttattttatcatttttcacctgaacattttttattttatcacTTTTCACCtgaacattttttaattcatcaCTTTTCACCTGAACATTTGTTTCTCTTTTCATGTTCCCATTTTTCcaatttattataaaaaaggtagaatgaaaaatataattgaACAAATGGAGACATAATAGTTGTATAATATGAATTCCCcatatttctattttatcAATGTGTTTATTTATGACAGTCAC contains these protein-coding regions:
- a CDS encoding putative apicoplast ribosomal protein S6 translates to MCVFFKYIIFLFFFFYVSIFFKRSKCHKIIRVVDMKEGVIRPRRYKSFFLFFKNVRGYKKSDKSFFNVLEDSKKYINKNKNGTNKNEIYGSLNEYIYKLLIKRFKRKKEKKELNIYKNVQSAKSSYNIDLLFSCNYLISDIKKKIAEYIYELKLIEAQNFKVVYLGKRKLVRPIKKLTEAYYILFSFEIYPSMIEEISNKLKLQDSILRFIITKNEKKSKSIEFEESEPVKNGVEKLEQNFFKKAS
- a CDS encoding hypothetical protein (conserved Plasmodium protein, unknown function) — protein: MKIFLTSIVENAFKRKDEKKIKQLFHFITHTKKKCNIKINEEDIVYVISKYGIYINLLENYYLTRNISNDNIYDSVYFYYNKDENFIKLKNKKTNQFINININHKHNIYHKNQTLYNHYYYVKQKKEKILIDPYHNYHLIKKFLYYSKLYFNSFFHIYFKCLLKETQCNKRNIKNDIYLFHSLCLLNYKEQKQRTKYIFQTIITNIIKTNQYYLNHKRDNKQNINNTNHLFNNAYPLCSNTIVELVTVINKHIDKIEIWGIHIIQLLCLHLFNYIFHSTFFIINWKNGNMKRETNVQVKSDELKNVQVKSDKIKNVQVKNDKIKNVEVKNDKLKIVQVKNDKIKNVQVKSDELKNCQVKNDKLKNVQVKNDKLKICQVKNDELKNVQLNNDKLKNCWVKSFHDVEENPHIHNYTPYDSCFLGNLSNVEIQINKDEETKEININELEVFYNSIFMDISNFVSIVYFLKKYYNNAFFERYKKWKDPIGGDHLMSLIDKKIVYIYSHIYVCNYPLSYLKRCIKWKCLKDKVKEKVKIEDNLEKNLNFTNYNNIENYLNKKNNFLFLQKKEILYCFNKIYSDITYSLYSNTHLLMLKIYISQFDKLLKDTSGKKNFVLFQYNMMIIIKFVNFLSTTFLRQNDDMFYHFNKIIYYHISYCKSLLYLKDQNDKSNHINDMMSVYYQFFEFLLKYYKTFLCTNNLTFLLSFFSDLFRQKGNKMKELKLAVLINEEIINRMKSNSFYMYSDEWDDENVSIVDPICDNNLYNDKLYIDKLYNDKLYMNNKQPHNNYTQSKPFDMRLLNDRLKNIIVNKRHVYNICNSYIQLEYYDERFISLVSEYTQLYLSKLNNKDITAVVYFFYKMKYKNTEIAGNIMTHIERNLIQYNMNEIYIILKCYFELYNFLKKKNLNILSYVFFYIYSCYYIDKFILLDEHYLLCHTSKEKIKKKEKNKKEDILKRSNFLKHHHMDISFYIKELKNLFSCLNYKINILYNEQNKSIEIQNNDHIKYAINEKEINKILLNILMKGEKNKEGKTNIYYYQIYKDKNFIKSILNILFLLSKYKMKKHYMLYDLSYLTFIKHDKYNHMLHVYDWASLITSYSKIKYNVPYIDKYILIFYNILIKQNKKITMNNTNNDPNKNYDTHYSNEHMMRVINSLCCYLKNINLKNKVLIYNLLDKKKNKSM